From Penicillium digitatum chromosome 5, complete sequence, one genomic window encodes:
- a CDS encoding Rho GTPase activation protein produces MDNQGAYPDFPLEQDEFYPCKGCGETLEEGKAFELAGNRWHIDCFRCSTCSTLLDSDAHLLLLGDGSLICSNCTYSCSSCNNKIEDLAILTGDQAFCAQCFRCRNCKRKIENLRYARTSQGIFCMECHESLMARRRKRKAGGTGGKKPAGPNVKLDKSLPSLPPHLLEESQRVDEETSEYTGTPDPSRMSETPNLNDERPRSSISNQQADSDNILLPSSTYRSNRHSILRNTDADGGELLIPLAFDPSAEGNSSRGHSQTRQELSHDYFNQVQSEYSHGASRDGREYMQEPPSRTSLESHSPHIAYQEKGWERNDANFSDKTPLPASDSSKLAQEGSTRRSSDIPISFREMGNLSGPTSPDSCRSKEFSDTPAVAHSSSELRHFHDHGSMDSPRSQTSGLPYLPKRGDSLESKLHQIPRKEVGASPASSQYGDSPMLRSDTFEQPIQPTALKTSPLESHPYDGAGASTLLRYNSGGDFSMDEELSRIIGGDDIVGQNNESFLRRVSNSVRHGRSFSEKSVRMSKDLKNPRSPSNPSIAGTDVGSPIAGSQSEEISWLRNELRKERLRVSELESAARTAAAVKQVNTELSEKRSTMVVLDAQREIVLRELTVLTDHMEAEKRGGPSGPLDLGKLSNHVLRELAESIQKLKDSFAPQIEELMQKRNELTDELEAMRTQKEKSFQEFEQLSMKNAQLAELNNQLVHQIQELYKAMEGQPRPNGLGISHSKQRSTHSIEVMKPSFNDYHGSMSTAHISEDSEPATATVVPGPQVVSIRKGQPRKFNWKKGGQNVAKGVKGLKGAFMSSEGGQAQEGGNGIPRSQTQDPSRQGFGFFGNQKGKQGGKMSQADSVPVLAEATADALFGTELEARMEHEKSIIPAIVTRCIQEVELRGMNMEGIYRKSGAASVIQTIREGFECSPFDYDISDPDLDIHAVTSTLKQYFRKLPNPLITYEVYELVIDSAEVSPMSARIELMQKSLLELPRVHRDVLEFLVFHLRRVVERHEENLMTSQNVAVVFAPTIMRPESLSREMSDVQKKNDVLKFLVENCHDVFMGMQG; encoded by the exons ATGGATAATCAGGGAGCTTATCCGGACTTTCCTTTGGAACAGGATGAGTTCTACCCGTGCAAGGGCTGTGGAGAG ACTCTTGAGGAAGGGAAAGCATTTGAGCTTG CTGGAAACCGATGGCACATCGACTGTTTCCGATGCAGCACATGCAGCACTCTGCTTGACTCAGACGCGCACCTCCTCCTTTTGGGAGATGGCTCACTTATATGCAGTAATTGCACCTACAGTTGTAGCTCCTGCAACAACAAGATCGAGGATTTGGCCATCTTGACGGGAGATCAGGCTTTCTGTGCTCAATGCTTCAGATGCCGGAACTGCAAACGAAAGATTGAGAACTTGCGCTATGCGCGTACTTCGCAGGGTATTTTTTGCATGGAATGCCACGAATCGCTCATGgcacgaagaagaaaacggAAAGCCGGCGGCACGGGTGGGAAAAAACCAGCGGGGCCTAATGTGAAGCTGGACAAGTCTTTGCCCTCGTTGCCCCCTCACCTTCTCGAAGAATCGCAGAGAGTGGACGAGGAGACCAGCGAATATACAGGCACGCCCGACCCTAGTAGAATGTCGGAAACGCCTAATCTAAACGATGAAAGACCGAGAAGCTCAATTTCTAATCAGCAGGCTGATTCAG ATAATATTCTCCTTCCCTCCAGCACATACCGGAGCAATCGTCATTCAATTCTACGCAACACTGACGCAGATGGTGGTGAATTATTGATCCCTCTTGCCTTTGATCCTTCGGCCGAGGGTAATTCGTCTCGTGGTCACTCCCAGACACGGCAGGAACTTTCCCACGACTACTTCAACCAAGTTCAATCCGAATACTCACACGGGGCCTCTCGCGACGGCCGTGAATACATGCAAGAGCCCCCTTCTCGAACATCCCTGGAAAGCCATTCGCCCCATATTGCGTATCAGGAGAAAGGTTGGGAACGAAACGACGCCAATTTTTCCGACAAAACACCATTACCAGCCTCTGATTCGTCCAAGCTTGCACAGGAGGGTTCTACACGCAGATCGTCTGATATACCCATCAGCTTCAGAGAAATGGGCAATCTTTCTGGGCCTACCAGTCCAGATAGCTGTAGATCAAAGGAATTCTCCGACACTCCGGCTGTTGCTCATTCCTCAAGCGAGCTTCGTCATTTCCATGACCATGGTTCAATGGACTCACCGCGCTCCCAAACGTCTGGATTGCCTTATTTGCCGAAGCGCGGCGATTCACTTGAAAGCAAGCTTCACCAAATTCCAAGGAAAGAAGTCGGGGCATCTCCTGCATCATCGCAATACGGGGACTCCCCCATGCTCCGTAGTGACACTTTCGAACAGCCCATTCAACCTACTGCCTTGAAAACATCACCACTAGAATCACACCCATACGATGGCGCCGGCGCATCGACTTTGCTACGATATAACAGCGGAGGTGACTTCTCTATGGACGAAGAATTATCGCGCATCATTGGTGGTGATGACATTGTTGGGCAAAATAACGAGTCATTCCTGCGACGCGTCTCAAACTCCGTTCGCCACGGTCGAAGCTTCAGCGAGAAGAGTGTGCGGATGAGCAAAGATCTCAAGAACCCTCGATCGCCTAGCAATCCAAGCATAGCCGGGACGGATGTTGGCAGTCCCATCGCAGGGTCACAGAGTGAAGAGATCTCCTGGCTTCGTAACGAACTGCGGAAGGAACGTCTTCGTGTTTCAGAACTAGAATCAGCCGCTCGTACCGCAGCAGCCGTCAAGCAAGTTAACACCGAGCTTTCTGAGAAGCGATCTACCATGGTCGTCCTTGATGCGCAGCGTGAGATCGTTCTGCGTGAGCTCACCGTTCTCACTGACCATATGGAGGCTGAAAAGCGTGGTGGCCCCAGTGGGCCATTGGATCTTGGCAAACTCTCGAACCATGTACTGCGCGAGCTGGCGGAGTCCATTCAAAAACTGAAAGACTCGTTTGCCCCGCAAATCGAAGAGCTTATGCAGAAGCGCAATGAACTCAcggatgaactggaagctATGAGAACtcaaaaggaaaagagcTTCCAGGAATTCGAGCAATTGTCTATGAAGAACGCTCAGCTAGCTGAGTTGAACAACCAGTTGGTTCACCAGATCCAAGAACTCTACAAAGCCATGGAAGGTCAACCGCGACCTAACGGTCTTGGCATTTCGCACAGCAAACAGAGATCGACACACTCTATTGAAGTGATGAAACCTTCCTTCAACGACTATCATGGGTCTATGTCTACTGCTCACATTTCGGAGGACTCTGAGCCTGCTACAGCTACCGTTGTCCCAGGCCCTCAGGTTGTCAGCATTCGCAAGGGTCAGCCTCGCAAGTTTaactggaagaagggtggacAGAATGTTGCCAAGGGTGTCAAGGGTCTCAAGGGAGCGTTTATGTCTAGCGAAGGCGGACAGGCACAAGAGGGTGGAAATGGTATACCGCGTTCCCAGACTCAAGACCCGAGTCGCCAAGGGTTTGGGTTCTTTGGAAATCAGAAGGGCAAGCAGGGGGGAAAGATGTCACAGGCTGACAGCGTGCCCGTGTTGGCTGAAGCTACCGCCGATG CTCTTTTCGGCACCGAACTTGAGGCTCGCATGGAACACGAAAAGAGCATCATTCCAGCCATAGTCACGCGATGTATCCAGGAAGTTGAATTGCGAG GAATGAACATGGAAGGCATCTATCGCAAGTCTGGTGCCGCTTCAGTCATTCAGACCATTCGCGAAGGCTTTGAATGCTCTCCATTTGATTACGACATTTCCGACCCTGACCTCGATATCCATGCTGTCACATCCACTTTGAAGCAGTATTTCAGAAAGCTTCCTAACCCACTGATCACTTACGAAGTTTACGAACTTGTGATAGATTCTGCCGAGGTCAGCCCTATGTCCGCGCGAATTGAACTCATGCAAAAGAGTCTCCTCGAGCTGCCTCGTGTGCACCGCGACGTCCTGGAGTTTCTCGTCTTCCATCTCAGACGCGTAGTCGAGCGCCACGAAGAGAATTTGATGACGAGTCAGAACGTTGCAGTGGTCTTTGCGCCGACTATCATGCGACCTGAGAGTCTTTCCCGTGAGATGAGTGATGtccaaaagaaaaatgaCGTCCTCAAGTTCCTGGTGGAGAACTGCCATGATGTCTTCATGGGCATGCAGGGCTAG